The Muribaculum intestinale genome includes the window TTACAGAGCTGGTGACTCCCGGTGTGGCCGTAAGCGATACCGTGCTCAATCACAGGGAAAATAATTTTGTAGCCGCCGTACATTTCACACGTTCGGCTGCAATCGGAGTGGCGTTTCTTGACATATCTACCGGCGAGTTCTTCGCTGCCGAGGGCGATGCCGACTATGTCGACAAGCTAATCAATAATTTCTCTCCGAAGGAGGTGCTGGTCGAGCGTGGCAACCGACGTCTGCTTGAAGAGAAATTTTCAGGCAAGTTGCTCAGTTTCGAACTTGACGACTGGATATTTACTGATGATGCCGCAGGCGACCGTCTGCTTAAGCAGTTTGCCACATCATCGTTGAAAGGATTCGGCGTACACGGCATGCACGCCTCTATCGTGGCAGCCGGAGCCATACTTCATTATCTCGACATAACCAATCATACACAGACAGGACATATAACCAAACTTACCCGTGTAGAGGAGGGGACTTATGTCAGGCTTGACAAATTTACTGTGCGCAATCTCGAGCTGGTAGAGCCTTTGTGCGAGGATGGGCGCAGCCTGTTGCAGATTCTTGACCGCACAGTCACTCCTATGGGAGCACGACTGATGCGTCGCTGGCTGCTATTCCCCCTTACCGACGTGAAGGCTATCAATGCGCGTCTGGATGTGGTGGAGGGATTCATGCGCTATCCCGACGAGCGTACTCTGCTGAAAGAAGGGCTGGAGCAGGCGGGAGACATGGAGCGTGTTATTTCAAAGGTAGCGGTAGGCAGAGTGTCGCCGCGTGAGCTGGTGCAGCTGCGCGACGCATTGCGTGCTGTTGCTCCCATAAAAGCCATGTGCATGCAGTCGGCCACTACGGCACTGCGCTCTATCGGCGAACAACTCAACCCCTGTGAATGTATCCGTGACCGTATCGCCCGGGAGATTGTCGATGACGCTCCCGCGGCTCTCAACCGCGGGGTAGTGGTGCGTCCCGGCGTCGATGCCGAGCTCGACGAGCTTCGTGAGATAGCCTATCAGGGGAAGGATTACCTGATGAAGGTGCAGCAGCGCGAGATAGAAGCCACAGGTATCCCGAGCCTTAAGATTGGATACAACAATGTGTTCGGCTATTATATCGAGGTGACAAACACTCATAAGGCAAAGGTGCCGCAGGAGTGGATAAGAAAGCAGACACTCGTCAACGCCGAGCGCTATATAACCCAGGAGCTGAAGGAGTACGAGGAGAAGATACTCGGCGCTCAGGACCGTATCGCCATAATAGAGACACGCATTTTCACTGATCTTGTGTCCGCTGTGTCGGAGTATATCCCTGCCATTCAGCTCGACGCCCATATGCTGGCAAGGCTTGATGTGCTTTCCGCGTTCACCCGTGTGGCTCTTGAGAACCATTACAACAGGCCTGTGGTCGACGATTCGCTTGTGATAGAGTTCAACGAGGCGCGCCACCCGGTGATAGAGAAGCAGCTTCCTGCCTCCGAGCCGTATATATCCAACAGTGTCTCACTTTCGAATGACGCCACGCAGATAATGATGATTACCGGACCCAACATGTCGGGTAAGTCGGCATTGCTGCGCCAGACTGCGCTTAATGTGATAATGGCGCAGACCGGATGTTTTGTAGCGGCGGAATCCGCCCGCGTAGGACTTGTCGACAAGGTGTTTACCCGTGTGGGAGCGAGCGACAACATATCCCTTGGCGAGTCGACATTTATGGTGGAGATGAACGAGGCTGCATCGATTCTAAACAACATGAGCGAACGGTCGCTGATATTGTTTGACGAACTTGGCCGCGGAACCTCCACCTACGACGGAATATCGATAGCCTGGGCTATCGTGGAGCATATTCATGAGCATGCCGGGATGCATCCCAAGACTCTCTTCGCCACACATTATCATGAACTCAACGACATGGAGGCATCCTATCCACGCATAGCCAACTATAATGTGTCGGTAAAGGATATCGGCGGCAAAGTGGTGTTTATGCGTAAACTCCAGCGCGGCGGCTCAGAGCACAGCTTTGGCATCCATGTGGCGCGTCTGGCCGGCATGCCTAAGTCGATAGTCGAGCGTGCCACACATGTGCTCCATCTGCTCGAAGCGTCCAACCGGCGCGACGATATCGGCAAGGAGATTACGTCTCCGGCTGTAGAGGGAGGGATGCAACTGTCGTTTTTCCAGCTTGACGACCCGGTGCTGTCGCAGATACGCGATGAGATTCTCACTCTCGACATCAATAATCTTACACCGATGGCAGCGCTCAACAAGCTCCACGATATCCGCTCGATAATCACCGGCAAGGCATGATACCGGTTATGGTATCTGTTCGATTCCGACAGACTGATTCACGTATCTGTATATACAAATCGCCCCGACCGAAAACAACGGTCGGGGCGATTCTATTTAATTATGGCTGTATTACGGATTATTTCTTTTCAAGACGTTTGTCGGTAAGATAAGCCACAGGCGCTGCGATATAGATGGTCGACAGCGTACCGGTGATTACACCAAAGAGCATTGCGAATGTAAAGCTGCGGATAGCTTCGCCACCGAGGATGAAGATACAGAGGAGCACGAGCACGGTTGATGCCGATGTCATGATTGTACGTCCGAGAGTCGAGTTGAGCGACTTGTTGATAGTGGTGAAGAAGTCCTGTTTGGGATAGAGACCAACGTTTTCGCGCACACGGTCAAATACTACCACGGTATCGTTGATCTGATATCCTATAACGGTAAGTATAGCGGCGATAAACGACTGGTCAATCTCCATCGAGAAGGGAAGTACGCCCCAGAATAGGGTGTAGAATCCGATTACGGTGAAGGCTGTGAACGCAACGGCTGCAAGAGCGCCTACCGAGAAGGCCACGTTGTGGAAACGGAGCAGGATGTAGAGGAACATCGCGATGAGCGATAGCACTACAGCGATGTAGGCGTTCTTCTTCATATCGGCCGCAATGGTCGGACCTACTTTCTGCGACTGCTGTATGCCGATATTCTCGTTGGTTGTAGAGAAGTCTTCAAGAGACATGCCGCCGAGTTCGCTCTGCAGGCCTTTGTAGAGGATGTCGGTAATCTCTTTGTCTACACCGTCGGTTTCTTCGTTGATTTTGTAGTTGGTCGAGATGCGCACCTTGGTGTCATTGTCGATGGTGATTACCGACAGCGATGCATCGGGGAACATCGGGGCGAGTTTCTGCTGGAGATCGCCGGTCTTAACCTCATGGTCAAACTGTACGATATAGTTGCGACCGCCGGAGAAGTCGATGCCCTGGTTGAGGCCGCGGGCGAAGAGCGAGATTACAACGATTACGATGAATGCCAGAGCTACCATGAACGATACCTTGCGACCGCCGAGGAAGTTGAAGTTTACATTCTCAAGTTTGCCGCGCGAGAGGGGAGTGGTGAAGGTAAGGTTAAGGAAAGGCTTGGTCTTGCCGAATGCCACGAATACCAGTCGGGTAAGGAACACTGCTGTGAAGAACGAGCAGACGATACCGATGATAAGTGTGGTGGCGAATCCCTTGATAGGACCTGTGCCGTAGAGGAGCAGGATTACTGCGGTGATAATTGAGGTAAGGTTAGAGTCGAAGATGGCGGAGAATGCGTTGGCATAACCGTCGGCGATAGCCTGATGGATGTTCTTGCCGGCGCGGAGCTCTTCCTTGGCACGCTCGAATATAAGCACGTTGGCGTCAACGGCCATACCAAGGGCGAGCACGATACCGGCGATGCCGGAGAGTGTAAGCACTGCCTGGAACGAGGCGAGGATGCCGAATGTGAAGAAGAGGTTGCAGACAAGGCCGATGTTGGCGATGAGTCCGGGAATAAATCCGTAGAATGCCATCATGAACACCATGAGAAGCACGAGGGCGATAGCAAACGACAGGAAGCCGTCGTGGATTGCCTGCTTGCCGAGCGACGGACCGATTACAGTGTCGCTTACGATGTCGACCTTGGCTGCCATCTTACCCGACTTGAGCACGTTGGCGAGGTCCTTGGCATCGTCGACAGAGAAGTTGCCGGTAATCTGCGAGCGGCCACCCTCGATTACGCTGTTGATGCGCGGAGCTGAGTATACGGCGTCGTCGAGTACGATAGCCACGGGCTTGCCGAGGTTGTTCTGAGTCACGCGGGCCCACTGTTTTGCGCCCTCGCTGTTCATCTCCATGCTCACGTAGTTGCCCTGAAGGTTGTCGAAGTCGCTTGTGGCGTTTGTCACCACGTCGCCGCCGAGAGCGGGCTTGCCGTTATTGCTCTTGAGAGCGATGAGCTGGTATATGTCGGCCTTGCGGGTGGTGTTGGTCACGGTGTCAGTGTAGGTCACTTCCTGGGGCTTCACCTCCCAGCGGAGTTTCAGGTTGGAGGGGAGGATGCGTGCAGCGGTTGCTGTGCCGAGAATGGAGTCAATTACCTCGCGGTGGGCCTGTGTGGCCATACCGATATAGGGAGTTCCTGCATAGCCCTGGCCGTCGAAGTAGCCGAAGAAAGTTTTGGCTACACCGGCGCTGTCGCTGCGGAGGGCATTCTCGAGGGCCATGAGCTGGCTCTGTATGTCCTCAAGGTTGTATACTTCGTAAAACTCGAGATTGGCCGATGCCTTGAGCAGGTCGCGTACACGATCGTGCTCTTTAACGCCCGGAAGTTCAAGAAGAATCTGTCCGTCCTTTTCAAGCTCCTGGATGTTGGGGGCAACCACGCCAAACTGGTCGATACGGTTGCGGAGCACGTTGGTGGAAGAGTTCACGCGGTCCTTTACCTCCTGCTTTACTGTTGCTTCGACCTGGTCGGCGCTCTCGCCGCGCTTGGCCACGTTTTTGAACACTACGGCCATGTCGGCGCCCGGCTCCATCTCCTTGTACTGTTTGAAGAATGCAGATACATAGTCGCTGGTCTTGGTGCGCTTCACTACCGAGTCGGTTGCAGCGAGTACACGGTTGAATGTCTTGTTGTCTTCGGCATTGGCGATAGAGCGCAGAATGTCGGGCACGCTTACCTGGAGGATTACGTTCATACCTCCTTTCAGGTCGAGGCCGAGGCCTACGCCCATCTTCTGTACCTGATTGAATGTATAGCCGAATACCGGGTACACCTTCTCTTTTCCGATTGAGTCGATGTAGTTCTTGTAAGCCTTTGTGTAAGCCTCGGAATTGGAATCGCCGTTAGCGATTGCCAGTGCGTACTCCTGGCCTTTCTTCTCATAGCGGTTTGTGACCCACGTAAATGAGAGATAGAACAGACACACGAGCACGAGGAAGATTGCTATTACACCGGAAATGGCGCTTCCGGTCGTACCTTTGCTTTGCATGTGTTGGTTAAGATGATATGATTAAAGTAGTTAATAGAATACGTTTTTTATCTGTGCACCGGCATGATGTGTGAAGCAGCCGGATAGTGCAGACTCTATTCGAAAAAAATGTCATCAGATTTCCATCTTTTTCAGGGATTGAAATTTAACACTATTTTTCAGCGTGCAAATATAGCGTTTTTTTCTCATAATACACATTTTACTGCTCTTAAAATATCTTTTACAGTTCACACGCTGGCGGGAGTGGGCGACCGTAGTTGCTTAAATCGCTTTAAACATACTCTTCATGTTGCAACAGGGCATTATTGGATATGGCCGATTCTCCGGCACTGCCGATGGTTCATGGACAAAGGATAAAATCAGCTTTTCCAATTGATTGATATTCCGGAATGACATGGTGGGTATGCTATCATGGCCGATGGCTATGTGGCATATTCGTCATCAATATCCCGTGTTCCGTTGTGACCATGCATTTTGCGGTCTGGAGGTCATGATCCGAAAAATTTAACACGGTCGATGGTTGGAGTATCGGATAAAAGATGTAACTTTGCGCCACGATATCAATCCGGGTGGACAAATTTGGCTGCTTGCAACCACCGAAAAAAATGCTAAAACCGCTTGTCCTCATGCAGGGAAGTTGCACGAATTTACGACAGAGGTTATTAATGCATATTTTACTCCGCTCCGGTTTGAGTCTTACGCCGGTGACGGAGATTTTTTTTGCCCTTCCGGCATATTTTGCAAAACAACAGATTTTTTGAATATATGGATATTAATCATTATCTCTTCACGTCGGAATCGGTGTCCGAGGGTCATCCCGACAAGGTTGCCGACCAGATAAGCGACGCCGTACTCGACGAGTTCCTTGCCCAGGACCCGGAGTCTAAGGTGGCATGCGAGACTCTTGTCACCACCGGTCAGGTAGTTATCGCCGGGGAAGTCAATTCCGAAGCATACATCGACCTGCAGGCTGTGGCCCGCAAGGTGATTACCGACATAGGCTATGACCGCAGCGACCTCCGCTTTGACGGCAATGCATGCGGCATCCTGTCGGCTCTCCACGAACAGAGCGCCGACATCAACCGCGGAGTCGACCGCGAGATAAAGGAAGACCAGGGTGCAGGCGACCAGGGCATGATGTTTGGATTCGCTATCGACGAGACTCCCGACTATATGCCTCTGCCGCTGTATCTCAGCCATATTCTCCTTGTGGAGCTTGCTAAAATACGCCGGGAGGGCCGCGAGATGACCTATCTGCGCCCTGATGCCAAGAGCCAGGTTACTGTAGAGTACGACACCCGTAATCAGCCTGTACGCATACATACGATTGTGGTTTCCACACAGCACGACGAGTTTATCCCCGCCGACGACACAGCCTCGCAGACCGAGGCCGACCGACTGATGCTCGACAAGATACGCACAGATGTGCGCGATATACTTCTGCCGCGTGTGAAAGCCGTGCTCCCCGATGGCATCCGTGCGCTGTTTGATGATACACTGATACTTCATGTCAATCCTACCGGCAAGTTTGTGATTGGAGGCCCGCACGGCGATACCGGACTTACCGGACGTAAGATTGTTGTTGACACCTACGGCGGCCGTGGCGCCCACGGCGGCGGCGCGTTCTCCGGAAAAGATCCATCCAAGGTCGACCGTTCGGCCGCATATGCCGCACGCCATATCGCCAAGAATCTTGTGGCAGCCGGTGTGGCGCGCGAGGCTCTTGTGCAGGTGGCATACGCTATCGGTGTGGCGCAGCCCGTAAGCCTGTATGTTAATACACGCGGCACTGCCAATGTGGCAATGAGCGATGCCGAGATTTCAGCAAAAGTAAGCTCGCTTTTCGATATGCGCCCGCATGCTATCGAGCAGCGTCTTAAGCTACGCAATCCGATATATCAGATGACAGCAGCCTATGGCCATGTGGGTCGTCGACCTGAGACCGTCACTTGGCATAGCAAGTGCAACCCTTCACTGACCCGCGAGGTTGAACTCTTTACCTGGGAGAAGCTCGACCGTGTCGACGACATGCGCGAGGCGTTCGGACTGTAACCCTCCATATTGCATAACACAGGGCCGTCAGAGAACATTGATACTCTCTGACGGCCCTGTGTTATGCAATATGGTACTATGCGTCGTTGTCGGACAACTGGTTCTTGCTGCGGAACTCCGACGGAGTCATCCCGGTCTCTTTTTTGAAGCATTTCGTAAAATACTTCGGGTCGGAGAATCCTACGGCAAAAGCTATCTGAGAGAAACTCATGCGGCTGTTGGCTATAAGTTCCTGGGCGCGCTGAAGCCGCAGTCGGCGCAGGAAATCGCTCGGCGACATGCCAACAAGGGTCTTTATCTTACCGTAGAATACGGTGCGGCCCATGTTGACAGACTCGGCCAGTTCCTCTATCTTCAGATTCTCGTCACCGATACGTGTGTCGAGGAATTTGAGCAGACGTTGCATCATTTCCTGGTCTTCGTCGATGATGGTGGGAGATTCAAGTCTGTAGTCGGACGCCTGTGGCGCCGGAGCAGGTGGTTCCTGCGTATTTCCGGCGCGGGCTTCTTCGGCCTCGCGTGCGGCCTGTGCTCTCACAGCCTGTTCGTGCATCACACGGGTTATCTCCTCAAGAGTGCGTCGCTGCTGCTCATTGATTTCCGACATGCGCACATTGTCGCGTCTCTGCAGGTATATGATTACGGCCGCTCCGGTCACGGCAAGGATTATCAGCAGTATCACTCCCGTTCCGCGCCATGATTTCCAGAACGAGGGCTCGACTTTCAGACTTATCTGGCGCGTGTTGTTTACCCAATGTCCCGAACTGTTTGTGCTACGCAGATACAGAGTATGGTTTCCCGGCGACAGTCGGTTGAATTTCAGCTTGCCCTCGCTGCCGAGATTGTGCCATAATGTGTCGCCGTCGAGCCTGTAGGCATAGCGCAGGCTCCCTGTGTCGGCATAGTCGAGTGCGGCAAACTCTACGGTAAGGTGCCGTTCGTTGCCAGCCACGGTTATTTCCGAGGGGTTCAGTTCGGTTCCGGCGTCGGTCCCGGTGCCGTGAAGCACACGTGTGACGATTATCTTCGGGATTTCTACTCCCGGAATCTTCTTGTCGGGGGTGAAGAATGCCGGACCGTTCAGTGCTCCTGTCCACAGATTTTGTCCGTCATATACCGGGAGTGCTTCTGTAAACTCTGCGTTGTCGGTATGGCTGAGGGTGCGGTCAGCTCCGGTCGACGGATTGTATGCCACAATATCTGACTCTCTTACAATATATATACGTCCGTCAGGAGTCTCGCCGAGTGCAAGCACATTGTTGATACACGACGATGTGGCCGGCATGGCTATCGGCTTTAGCTTCAGATTGTCTTTCAGCAGAGTCTTTTCCGCCACAACCTGTACGCCCTCCATCGTGGCTACATATATGCGGCCTTTCTTGCTTGAAAGAATCTGCATTACGTTGGGGGTAAGCAGCGATGACGGGTCGGTCTCCGAATGGGTGGTACGGAAAAACCGCATAGACGGGGCGTCGTCGCTATGTCCGTCGACGGTAAGAAAGCCTTCGGTTGTGGATAGGAACATAACTCCGCCCGGGCCTTCCTCCACGCGCCTTACGCGGTTGAATCCGTCGGCAGGATATCCGTTCATGTCATTGCCTCGATGTATAAACCGGTATCCACCTGTTGAGTCGCGTCTTACCATATGCACGCCTGCTCCGTAGGTGGCCAGCCATATTCTTCCGCGACTGTCCTCCATCACCTGGTATATGCTGTCGCATCCTATTGAATAGGGGTCGGAGGTGCGGTGGTAGTTGGTGATTTTTCCTTTAGGGTCTATGGTATACAGCCCGTTGCCTTTGGTGCCTATCCAGGTAGTACCTTTAGAGTCGGTCAGCACTGAATATATGCGGTAGGCAAAAGGCTGGGGCGATTGTGATATCTGTGCTTTGGTGCTACCGTCAGAGCCGGAGGTTTGTGTAAGATACCCTTTCAGCTTGCCGTCAGGGTCGAGCCATCCGATAATGCCGGTGGCGGTGCCGGCGAGTAATGTCCCGTCGTCATTTACAGTAAGCGCTCTTACCTCTTCGTTGCGTTCAAGCGGTATTGTGTTGATGCTACGTCGGCCGAAAGTTACACAGGTAAGGTCGTGTGCGCCGCTGAGCCACAGGTTCGACTGGTTGTCAATGAAGTATCGTTCGATTGACGGTATGGCCGAGTAGTTGAGCTGCGGTGATACCAGAGGCAGAGGTTTTACTTTACCGCTGAATTCGCTGTAATATCCGAATGGCCGGTTGCGTGGGGCGAGCCATACCGTGCCGGTCGGGTCTTCAAGCCAGAGGGGGCGGCGCGACACTGTTATCGGTGTCATGCTCTCTTCCGTGTCGATGTATCTTGCGGTGTTGCTTTCTGGCGTGGCAAGCAGTATGTTGCCACCCTCTGCAAAGGCCCATATGCGCGACTTTGTGTCGACATACAGGTCGGTTATTTCCTCTCCTCCGGGCGATGTTATCATGCTCCAGCGGTTGGTTGTAATGTCATATATGGCTATTCCCGACGATGTTGCCGCCATTATGCGTTTGTCATCAAGCCGGCGTCCGGCGCTTACGGACGGACGTCCCGGCACGGCGGAGATTGCCGTCAGCTTTCCGGAGTTATACACGTATGCGCGTCCGTCGGTTGTCAGGAAATAGTCTTTCCCATCAAGTTCTACCGGCTCCATGAATACACCGTCGGCATGCACGTCGCTGCCATACAGGCTGATGCCCGTGTCGGTGAATATCCATTCATGTCCCGATGGAGTGCTTTTCACCGTTGTTATGTGGTGTGCGCCGATAGAGGCCATATGGGTTGTGTCCCATATCTCCATCAAGGCCGTGTCGGATGGCGCTTTGGCGTTAAGCCTGATTGTCGGCTTGCCTCTCGAGCCTATCATCCATATCCCCTCGGGCGCTACTGATATGGCCCTGCAATGGTATTCGCCGCCGGTCTTCATGGCGATATCGTCGCTCACTGCTACGAATTTTCCGGATGCGATGTCGAGGTAGTAGGGGAGCTCGCCATACAGATGCATCCACAGGCGCCCGTGGGTGTCGGGCCATATGGCGGTGATGCGGTTGGTGGGGAGAGTGCCGTTGCGTTCACCCGAGCGATAGCTTATGAAATTCTTGCCGTCGAAATTAGACAGTCCGCCCCATGTCGACACCCATATCAGGTCGGTGGAGTCCTGTGCGATTCGCGATACGTTGTGCGACGGCAGCCCGTCGGACGTGCGATATGTGCGCACTCTGCAATAAGGTTGCGCCGATACATTAATATATAGTATCGCTGCGGCTATGAGCATTATTGCTGTGGCAATAGGGCGTTGCGCCCGGCATATGTATGTGTCTTTTTCTGTCACTGCTGTGTTCATGGCTGCGTAAAGATGTGAATAATAAATTAGCCCTGCAATTCGTAAAATAGTAATTGCAAAGTAACAAAATCGGCTGATGATTTGCAAATATCACTAAATAAAAATAAACACTTTATAAAGAAGCAGAGTGACGGTGGTGCCAATAATTCTACCAGATGTATATGGTTGGCATGGCGTTATTCACACTAATTATAATACCTGGAGGCAATTTTGATATGCATTATGTTAAAAAGTTAAAACCCTGTCCCGAGGTGTCTTCTGTCGGTGGAATATATTAAATTTACGCCCAATACGTCAAAAATTCACCCCGACTTACTTTTTTATTTCGGAATTTTGCACAGGTGATTTAAGCCTTTGCCCGATTCTATGACATTGGCCTATGTCGCCTCTGTCACGGCAGATGCCGTGGCGGAAGTGTGCAAATATCCATAAAAAGTAATCTAAACCA containing:
- the metK gene encoding methionine adenosyltransferase, which produces MDINHYLFTSESVSEGHPDKVADQISDAVLDEFLAQDPESKVACETLVTTGQVVIAGEVNSEAYIDLQAVARKVITDIGYDRSDLRFDGNACGILSALHEQSADINRGVDREIKEDQGAGDQGMMFGFAIDETPDYMPLPLYLSHILLVELAKIRREGREMTYLRPDAKSQVTVEYDTRNQPVRIHTIVVSTQHDEFIPADDTASQTEADRLMLDKIRTDVRDILLPRVKAVLPDGIRALFDDTLILHVNPTGKFVIGGPHGDTGLTGRKIVVDTYGGRGAHGGGAFSGKDPSKVDRSAAYAARHIAKNLVAAGVAREALVQVAYAIGVAQPVSLYVNTRGTANVAMSDAEISAKVSSLFDMRPHAIEQRLKLRNPIYQMTAAYGHVGRRPETVTWHSKCNPSLTREVELFTWEKLDRVDDMREAFGL
- a CDS encoding helix-turn-helix domain-containing protein; translated protein: MNTAVTEKDTYICRAQRPIATAIMLIAAAILYINVSAQPYCRVRTYRTSDGLPSHNVSRIAQDSTDLIWVSTWGGLSNFDGKNFISYRSGERNGTLPTNRITAIWPDTHGRLWMHLYGELPYYLDIASGKFVAVSDDIAMKTGGEYHCRAISVAPEGIWMIGSRGKPTIRLNAKAPSDTALMEIWDTTHMASIGAHHITTVKSTPSGHEWIFTDTGISLYGSDVHADGVFMEPVELDGKDYFLTTDGRAYVYNSGKLTAISAVPGRPSVSAGRRLDDKRIMAATSSGIAIYDITTNRWSMITSPGGEEITDLYVDTKSRIWAFAEGGNILLATPESNTARYIDTEESMTPITVSRRPLWLEDPTGTVWLAPRNRPFGYYSEFSGKVKPLPLVSPQLNYSAIPSIERYFIDNQSNLWLSGAHDLTCVTFGRRSINTIPLERNEEVRALTVNDDGTLLAGTATGIIGWLDPDGKLKGYLTQTSGSDGSTKAQISQSPQPFAYRIYSVLTDSKGTTWIGTKGNGLYTIDPKGKITNYHRTSDPYSIGCDSIYQVMEDSRGRIWLATYGAGVHMVRRDSTGGYRFIHRGNDMNGYPADGFNRVRRVEEGPGGVMFLSTTEGFLTVDGHSDDAPSMRFFRTTHSETDPSSLLTPNVMQILSSKKGRIYVATMEGVQVVAEKTLLKDNLKLKPIAMPATSSCINNVLALGETPDGRIYIVRESDIVAYNPSTGADRTLSHTDNAEFTEALPVYDGQNLWTGALNGPAFFTPDKKIPGVEIPKIIVTRVLHGTGTDAGTELNPSEITVAGNERHLTVEFAALDYADTGSLRYAYRLDGDTLWHNLGSEGKLKFNRLSPGNHTLYLRSTNSSGHWVNNTRQISLKVEPSFWKSWRGTGVILLIILAVTGAAVIIYLQRRDNVRMSEINEQQRRTLEEITRVMHEQAVRAQAAREAEEARAGNTQEPPAPAPQASDYRLESPTIIDEDQEMMQRLLKFLDTRIGDENLKIEELAESVNMGRTVFYGKIKTLVGMSPSDFLRRLRLQRAQELIANSRMSFSQIAFAVGFSDPKYFTKCFKKETGMTPSEFRSKNQLSDNDA
- the mutS gene encoding DNA mismatch repair protein MutS, with the protein product MAKKIVETPLMRQYVEMKGKHPDAILLFRVGDFYETFSDDAIVASEILGITLTRRANGSAQYVELAGFPHHALDSYLPKLVRAGKRVAICEQLEDPKLTKKLVKRGITELVTPGVAVSDTVLNHRENNFVAAVHFTRSAAIGVAFLDISTGEFFAAEGDADYVDKLINNFSPKEVLVERGNRRLLEEKFSGKLLSFELDDWIFTDDAAGDRLLKQFATSSLKGFGVHGMHASIVAAGAILHYLDITNHTQTGHITKLTRVEEGTYVRLDKFTVRNLELVEPLCEDGRSLLQILDRTVTPMGARLMRRWLLFPLTDVKAINARLDVVEGFMRYPDERTLLKEGLEQAGDMERVISKVAVGRVSPRELVQLRDALRAVAPIKAMCMQSATTALRSIGEQLNPCECIRDRIAREIVDDAPAALNRGVVVRPGVDAELDELREIAYQGKDYLMKVQQREIEATGIPSLKIGYNNVFGYYIEVTNTHKAKVPQEWIRKQTLVNAERYITQELKEYEEKILGAQDRIAIIETRIFTDLVSAVSEYIPAIQLDAHMLARLDVLSAFTRVALENHYNRPVVDDSLVIEFNEARHPVIEKQLPASEPYISNSVSLSNDATQIMMITGPNMSGKSALLRQTALNVIMAQTGCFVAAESARVGLVDKVFTRVGASDNISLGESTFMVEMNEAASILNNMSERSLILFDELGRGTSTYDGISIAWAIVEHIHEHAGMHPKTLFATHYHELNDMEASYPRIANYNVSVKDIGGKVVFMRKLQRGGSEHSFGIHVARLAGMPKSIVERATHVLHLLEASNRRDDIGKEITSPAVEGGMQLSFFQLDDPVLSQIRDEILTLDINNLTPMAALNKLHDIRSIITGKA
- the secD gene encoding protein translocase subunit SecD — its product is MQSKGTTGSAISGVIAIFLVLVCLFYLSFTWVTNRYEKKGQEYALAIANGDSNSEAYTKAYKNYIDSIGKEKVYPVFGYTFNQVQKMGVGLGLDLKGGMNVILQVSVPDILRSIANAEDNKTFNRVLAATDSVVKRTKTSDYVSAFFKQYKEMEPGADMAVVFKNVAKRGESADQVEATVKQEVKDRVNSSTNVLRNRIDQFGVVAPNIQELEKDGQILLELPGVKEHDRVRDLLKASANLEFYEVYNLEDIQSQLMALENALRSDSAGVAKTFFGYFDGQGYAGTPYIGMATQAHREVIDSILGTATAARILPSNLKLRWEVKPQEVTYTDTVTNTTRKADIYQLIALKSNNGKPALGGDVVTNATSDFDNLQGNYVSMEMNSEGAKQWARVTQNNLGKPVAIVLDDAVYSAPRINSVIEGGRSQITGNFSVDDAKDLANVLKSGKMAAKVDIVSDTVIGPSLGKQAIHDGFLSFAIALVLLMVFMMAFYGFIPGLIANIGLVCNLFFTFGILASFQAVLTLSGIAGIVLALGMAVDANVLIFERAKEELRAGKNIHQAIADGYANAFSAIFDSNLTSIITAVILLLYGTGPIKGFATTLIIGIVCSFFTAVFLTRLVFVAFGKTKPFLNLTFTTPLSRGKLENVNFNFLGGRKVSFMVALAFIVIVVISLFARGLNQGIDFSGGRNYIVQFDHEVKTGDLQQKLAPMFPDASLSVITIDNDTKVRISTNYKINEETDGVDKEITDILYKGLQSELGGMSLEDFSTTNENIGIQQSQKVGPTIAADMKKNAYIAVVLSLIAMFLYILLRFHNVAFSVGALAAVAFTAFTVIGFYTLFWGVLPFSMEIDQSFIAAILTVIGYQINDTVVVFDRVRENVGLYPKQDFFTTINKSLNSTLGRTIMTSASTVLVLLCIFILGGEAIRSFTFAMLFGVITGTLSTIYIAAPVAYLTDKRLEKK